A DNA window from Lagenorhynchus albirostris chromosome 5, mLagAlb1.1, whole genome shotgun sequence contains the following coding sequences:
- the LOC132520629 gene encoding N-alpha-acetyltransferase 38, NatC auxiliary subunit-like, which translates to MLLREQNGCCSRRQSSSSAGDSDGEREDSLATRARQQLEALLNKTMSIRKTDGQTLVGCFLFTNRDCSVILGSAQEFLKPSNSFSAGEPRVLSLAMVPGHHIHIVSIEVQRESLAGPPYL; encoded by the coding sequence ATGCTGCTACGAGAGCAGAATGGCTGTTGCAGCCGGCGTCAAAGCAGCTCCAGCGCAGGGGACTCAGATGGGGAGCGCGAGGACTCGCTGGCTACGCGCGCTAGGCAGCAGCTGGAGGCGCTGCTCAACAAGACCATGAGCATTCGCAAGACAGATGGGCAGACACTGGTCGGTTGCTTCCTCTTCACCAACCGTGACTGCAGTGTTATCCTGGGCTCGGCGCAGGAGTTCCTCAAGCCGTCGAATTCCTTCTCTGCCGGGGAACCTCGTGTGCTGAGCCTGGCCATGGTACCTGGACACCACATCCACATCGTTTCTATCGAGGTGCAGAGAGAGAGCCTGGCGGGGCCTCCCTATCTCTGA